GAACAGGAGGGGCTAAAATTGCGGGCGATCCCAATACAGTATCTTACAAATGGTACGAATTACAAGTAGACTCTGCATCGCATATATCCGAGTTTGAGAAAGAGAAGGTGGTGTGGCAAAGAATTACACAGGCACCAACTTTTTGTCTCGTCGAACCAAATGTCTTTGTACTTGATAGCATGGCTTTTTTTACAGGTAATAACTTAAAATACATTATGGCAGTTTTAGATTCCAAATTGATATATGAATATGTTTCAATGATTGTTCATCAATATGGTTTTACTGGCTTTAGACTTTCCAATCAATATGTTGAAATTATGCCCATTGCTCCCATAACCTCATCAAATCAAGAAATAGTACAAAATATAGAAACACTTACAAGTAACATTATGGCTGCTAAGAAACAAAATCCACAGGCAGATACGAGTGAATGGGAGAAAGAAATAGATCGCTTAGTTTATAAACTTTATGAATTAACCGAAGAAGAAATAGAAATTATCGAATCAGGAAAATAATTATATGAGAAGAGAACCTTGTATAGTAAAACAAATGCTTCAAAAAGCTAAAGATACTGCACTATTAGCAATTGAATATTATAACAAACCTGCCGTTTCCTTTAAATCTGGAGGTTTCATCGTTATGATATGTATTAGCTGGACTTCGCTATTTCACGCATATTTTTTAAAAAACAAAATAAAACCATTTTATCGTAAAAATGAAAAAAGTATAAAGCCAAGATATATGTATATAGAAGAGAAATCGCAAGATGGTAAAGTTACAAAATATAGAAAATGGTGAGATCTAAACAAATGTTTGAAAGAATTTTTTAAAATTAATCCAGATGTTGCCGTTCAAAAAAATATTGAATTTTTATCAGGTTTACGAAATTTAATTGTACATAGCTACTTACCAGAATTAGATGCATCAATATTCGGTGAATGTCAATCAAGTGTTTTGAACCTTAATAGCTATTTAGATAAATACTTTGGAGAAAAACATAGAATTGATACATTTTTATCTTTTTCTATTCAGATTTTTCAAAGTCCAAAAAATTTTATAGAAGCATCAAAAAAAGAATTAAAAAAGAAAAATGCAATTGAAATTGTTGAATTTATAAAAGCATTTAGATCGACATTATCAACAGAAATCTGGGAATCTGGACAATTTTCTTTTAAAGCAATATTAATACAGGTTGTGAATCACGAAAGTAGAGATACATTACCAATAAAATTTATAAATGAAAGAGATTTAACAGAAGAACAAAGACAAATTCTAAAAGATGTTGGAATTGTTTTTACTAAGTATAAAAATGTAGATGCAGTTCCCGAAAATTTTACATTAGACTATAAAGTATTATGCAACAAATTAAAGGAAGATATACCTAATTTTAAAATGAATCAACAATTTCACAAGTTTAGAAAAGATATAATTAATGGTAATCCAAAATTAAAACATACCAGAAGATTAGACCCCAAAAATATCAAAAGTCCTAAAAAAGATTTTTATGATTACAAAATAATTGACGAATTTAAGAAAAAATACAAAGATATTACATAATAACTTGTTATGCATATGAATAAAAAAATTAATAAATTAATTCCATACTTCTAAAGTAAAACTCAATTTTCAGACAAAAAATTTAGAAAAAATTGAGCGGCCAACTTTTAAACTCTACAATTTAAATTTATAATACCCTTCCCTTTTCGTTTATATTTTGTTAACTTTTTTCATAAAAATTTTTTATTTGAGATTATGCCCATCTTAATTTAATCTTTAGCCAAAACCAATTTAAGAAATAGACAATATTGTCTACAAAATATATAATTTTAAGTAAAAAATAAAAATAACCTGAAAGGAGAAAATGAAGTAAGTCAACTATTATACAAAGCCATTAAAAAGTTCAATTCGATTCAGAGAGCATTATTATTAGGGTTATGTATAGTGATTTGGTTAGCAGTTTCTGCAGACAATTCAGCAGCGCAAGGGACAGAACTTTGTGGAGTTGATCCTACAAATGGTGCAAAAATTTGCATTATATCCGGTGACAATAGTGCTTCATTAGTTTCAGTAAGCTGGTCAGGGGCGGTAGTAAATGGAATGGCAGATGGTCCAGGAAACTTAACCTGTGTCTATAAAATTCCTGATAAAGAGACAAAGGTTCAAGGCAGCGCAGAAATGAAAGCTGGTAAGCTAAATGGCAAGGCAAATCTTAAATGGTCAAATGGATATTCATACGACGGATACTTCCAAGACGGCCTGCGAAACGGGCAAGGTGTATTCAGATGGCCTGATGGCATAGTTTATGATGGTGAATGGAAGAATGGAACATATGATGGATATGGTGTTATGAAGTTTGCCATGAGGCTCCCTCAATCCCTGACGCTCACAAACTGGTCACCTATGACTATCGTGTCTGGATGAAATGATGAAAAAATATCCAGTATATCAAATGGCAGTACTTATGACTTACAAGTTAATTCAGGGCAATGGCTTTGAGAACGTTATCTATTTCTATCAACTCCTTCATAGCGGTGTACCGGTAAACAAGATTTTTCTGACAGCTTTTAAAGTGCCAATGTCCTACTTCTTAAATGATGTGAACGAATATTTTGCCAGCTTGCGAAGCACATAACAAAAAATATGATATTTCGGATTTAATATTTAGTTCTTTTTCTGGATAGAGCTTCTGCTATTACCCCACTCACCAATATGCCTATCCTCCTCTTTTCTTAATCCATCAACAAATTTAATTGGATCTTCTATTTCTTCTTGCCATTTACCCTTTAGATTAAAGCCTCTTTAATGTTCATCTTTTCTATGTATTCAGACAAAGCTTTTCTCACTATGTCGCTAAAATTTGCTTTAGGATTTATGTGTTTAATATCTTTAAATATTTTTTCATCAATCATAATTGTTTTTCTGATAATACTATTCATAACATCACCTCAATTATCATATTATTTGATAATATTACAACAACATATTAAGTCAAGTCTATTTATAAAAAACTCCCTTTTACTCGTTCATCTTCCGTTAATATTCGTTCGTGTATAGTTCTTTACAAGAATTAAAAAACGGAGGTGTGTTATGAACGGTGTAAAAAAGTTTACAGTTTTAGCAATTGGAGGACTATTACTGACAACTTCAGCATTTGGAGTAGCAAAAGCTGATCAGCATGTAACAGGATCTATCAAGATTACTCAGGATAACGAGGCAAGCTATGCAGATCTGTCGCGCACAACAATTGATCAGGCAGTGTCAAGTGCTCTTTCAGCCCAACCAGGAAAGGTTATCAAAGCAAAGCTTGAAGATGAAAACGGCACTTTGGTCTGGAATGTAGACGTCGTGTCCAACAACCAGATGTATGAAGTAAAAGTAGATGCAAAGGATGCCAAGGTTTTAAGCACAGGAATAGATCAGGTAGATAACCAAAAAGAAAGTGTTGAAGAAAGAGATTAATTTTTTTGGGGGGCTTTGTCCCCCCTCTTTATTATTTATTTATTTATTGAAAATTCTATAAAGTTAAGTTAATATGAGCACAATGAGACTA
Above is a genomic segment from Thermodesulfobium narugense DSM 14796 containing:
- a CDS encoding PepSY domain-containing protein, whose product is MNGVKKFTVLAIGGLLLTTSAFGVAKADQHVTGSIKITQDNEASYADLSRTTIDQAVSSALSAQPGKVIKAKLEDENGTLVWNVDVVSNNQMYEVKVDAKDAKVLSTGIDQVDNQKESVEERD
- a CDS encoding MORN repeat-containing protein; translated protein: MIWLAVSADNSAAQGTELCGVDPTNGAKICIISGDNSASLVSVSWSGAVVNGMADGPGNLTCVYKIPDKETKVQGSAEMKAGKLNGKANLKWSNGYSYDGYFQDGLRNGQGVFRWPDGIVYDGEWKNGTYDGYGVMKFAMRLPQSLTLTNWSPMTIVSG